In the Clostridium beijerinckii genome, one interval contains:
- a CDS encoding NAD(P)-dependent oxidoreductase, with the protein MNAQAVAEHVMALILSYYKNIPFLDSFMKNKIDENELQYTGSELKGKTIGIIGFGSVGKKVAEFCRVFDMNVLVYARNPVVQSDDFVKMTDFDTLVGSSDIVSVHVSLNQQTKQLINKDVFKKMKNTALFVNTARGGIVNERDLIDALKNKDISGACLDVFESEPLPIESELRNLRNVILTPHTAGLPDGLKFHKKRYDFFVNNIKRVENGEEPESKLNQL; encoded by the coding sequence GTGAATGCCCAGGCAGTTGCCGAGCACGTAATGGCGCTGATATTGTCTTATTATAAAAACATACCGTTTCTTGATTCTTTCATGAAGAATAAGATAGATGAAAATGAATTGCAGTATACAGGAAGTGAATTAAAAGGCAAAACCATCGGGATTATAGGCTTTGGCTCCGTCGGTAAAAAAGTAGCTGAGTTTTGCAGGGTCTTTGATATGAATGTTCTTGTTTATGCTAGAAATCCCGTTGTACAGTCTGACGATTTTGTGAAAATGACGGATTTCGATACTCTTGTAGGCTCATCAGACATAGTAAGTGTTCATGTATCCTTAAATCAGCAAACCAAACAGCTAATCAACAAAGATGTATTCAAAAAAATGAAGAATACTGCACTTTTTGTCAATACAGCCCGCGGCGGAATTGTCAATGAAAGAGACTTGATAGATGCATTAAAAAACAAGGACATTTCAGGAGCATGCCTTGATGTGTTTGAATCTGAACCTCTTCCAATTGAAAGTGAACTCCGAAATCTAAGAAATGTTATACTTACTCCTCATACAGCAGGCTTGCCTGATGGTCTCAAATTCCATAAAAAAAGATATGATTTTTTCGTGAATAATATAAAGCGTGTAGAGAATGGTGAAGAGCCTGAAAGCAAGCTCAATCAGTTATAG